The genomic region ACCTTCCTGGGCACGGGGAAAGCGTGTTGGATGACCCTGAAACCTATAACCGACAGGTGTTGATTGATGCGGTTGTTGAACTCTTAGAAGCGAAAGGCCCTATGGTCTGCGTCGGTTTTTCGATGGGTGGCCATACGCTACTCGGCATGCTTCAAGATGAACGCACTCACCCTCTGGTACTCGGGCTTGTCCTTATCGGCGTGAGCATCGATGACAATGCCGCGCTCCAAAAATGGCGTAAACACTTCCACCCTGATTCATTCGCCCGTGCCAATCCACTCTTTGTACGGGGGATGAGTCGGCGGCACTTTCCACAAGGCGGCCCCGATGCATGGCGGGATGTCCTCATACGAGACTCAGCCGGTTCGTTAGAAGTGAAGGTTGACCTCGAACCGATCAGTCGGCTCAAAGTGCCCACCATGGTGATGCGCGGGGATCGTGACCGCGCCGTGGATCGCACCCACCACACGGCTTTGCGCGAGATGTGGACCCACGCCGATGTATGTGTGATCCCAGCTGGGGGCCACGATGTACAGATGTTACGTTCAGACCTATTTAATGCTATTTTGATGGATTTCTTAGAACGAAACGACAAACACTTCGTACCCAACTGGGAACTCACCGAAGATTTTGAGCCAGCTTTGGGATAACGCACGTCGACCAACCGGCATACTTCCTCAGCCTGTTCCAATCGGGCTGTACGTATAAGGTGCGGGGTTTAGACCGGAATCTTGCTCCAAACCCCATCCCTTAGTCGGCGAAACCACCCTTCTTAATCTGTCCGGGTACATGCTGGTGTTACATGACAACTGGCGAGAACCCCAGCAGGATTAGACAGATCGTTTCGTGTCCTTTTGCTTATCAAGCGCCCAGGCGAGCACCATGCCGCCAATTACTAATGTGAAGGTCAAATTCATCCAGATTTGCCAGCTTTGAAACGCTCCGTCAAATAGTAAATTAATAATGCCAAAGAGTAACAAATTAGAAATAATGTAAACCAGGATAATGGTTAGTCGCTTCTTTATGCTCAACAACATCTCCTCGGACACCCTGCATCAAAGTAGTGTTAATAAACTGATCGTTAGCTGTGATTATGGAAGTACGGCTAGTTGTACTTCTGACTCTCAGATATGGCTTCGTTTGCAATGTTTTGCTTGGTATCTTTCATTATCCTAATGGTTGGGCCTGAATGGTCCGTATGCGTATGGACTTAGGCAACCTATGAATGGGGCATGCCTACGAGCTGCTTTAGTCCGGGCCAAACCCTTCGCCTTGCTGTGGCTGGGTACATGCTGGTGCCGGCAAATAGCGTTGGAGGGGGAGCTAGATCGGGTGAAATGGGCTAGCTTAATAGCTCGCTGACCAGGGTGTTGACGGCTTTACCGTCGGCCTTACCCTTGACCTTGGGCATGAGAGCACCCATGAGTTTGCCTTTATCAGCGGGGCTAGTGGCACCAACCTCGGCAATGGTGTCAGTCACGATCTGGCGGATTTCTTCTTCGGTGAGCTGGGCAGGCAGGTACTCCATCAAAATGGCGACCTCGGCCTGTTCATTTTCGGCCAATTCGGGGCGGCCATTGGATTCATACATCTCAATAGAATCGCGGCGCTTTTTGACCTCACGATTCACAATCCCAATCACGTCATCATCGCTGATCTCATCGTGCCCACCCTCGGCACGCAGATATTTAATGCCAGACAAGACCGCGCGTAACGTATTCACCCGCACCTTATCTTTGGCTTTCATCGCCGTTTTTAAATCTTCAGGAATCTGCGTTTCTAAACTCATAATCCCAATGATAGGACATCGGCTCAGACTGGTTTAGGCAGGGGTGTTGCTAACGGACGGCTCAGCGTGACGTTGGGTTTACCGCGCCGAACCCAGTCAGCGATGGCCGCAAAGCCCATCTCAGGCGTTATCGTTGCCTGCCAGTCCAACACTGCTGCGGCACGCTCACCTGATGGGGTACCTGGGCGTGTCAGGAAGGCCATCGCATCACTGGCCAGCTCACCGGGAAGGCCGAGCGCCTTGTTCATCGCGCCTACGGTGGCAGCCAGCGGCCGACCCACAAAACGGGCATGTTTCTCTAGTTTCACTCCGGCGAGTCGGGCATAGGGGCGGAAAAATGCTTCGGTGCTCAACGCTTGGGGGCCGACCAGGTTAAAGATGCCACCTGAACCATTGTCATGGGTTGCCGCCGTAATCACCCCATCCGCGACATCAGTGATATAGGTCGGGCGTACCATACCCTTCCCCCCGTGGGGTAGCTTGAACTGTTTGACGGCCAATAAATCAAGAACACGCGTCGTCCACAGCGGTACCCCAGGCCCATACATATCCGATGGGCGCACAATCGTAACCGGTAACCCAAGCGCAGCTGCTTGCAGGGCACGGTGTTCTGCTGCCAACAGCACTTCAGAAAAAATATTGCCCCCTGTGGAGCCTAAGTAATCCTCGTCGGCGCCATCACGGACAAACGGGCCAAGCACATTCGTATTTGATACCAAAACAGCCCGTTTGACTGCGGCCCGACGGGCTGCTTCAAAGAGCCGTTGGGTTCCCAGGACGTTGGTATCCCATTTGGCCTGAACATCACCCGTTTCACGACTGGACGACACCACATGGATCACCAGGTCTACCCCGTCTAATAGCCCTTCCCATGTGCCAGGCATCGTAATATCGGCAACGTAGATCCAATCAGGCTCGGTTGATTCACTGGCCAATACGTCAACACCCTGGACATGCCAGCCCTGACTGAGTAGACGCGATGTAATCGTTGACGACAGCGCGCCCGTGGCACGGGTGATGAGTGCGCGCATCACAGGTTCCGACGGAGGAAGTCGAGTTGGTGAAGTTTCATATTCGTATTGATCGTCACTGATGGGGTGAAGTGGGTGACATCACTGAGCGGTAGCACCTCATGGGGTAACCCTTGGGCGAGCAGTGATGCACTCAAGCGTAAGGTATGGGCCATCACCACATTGTCATCAGCTAGTCCGTGAATGAGTAAGAGCCGTGAACACCACGTGGCAGGATCAACGTGGGTAGCGATTTGTGCCAATGCTTCGGCTTCATAGGCTGCTGGGTCGTCATTGGGGTTCCCGAGATACCGTTCGGTGTAGTGCGTGTCATAGAGGCGCCAATCGGTGACCGGCGCACCGGCAATCCCAGCCTTAAAGACATCGGGGCGTTCAAGTACGGCTCGTGCCGATAAATACCCGCCATAGCTCCACCCGCGAATCGCAATGCGCTCTCGGTCGAGAAGGCCAGGGAACTTGGCATCAATACCATCAATCGCATCAACCTGACTTTGCACGGTGGCCGCCAGATGCTTCACAATCGCATATTCACCGTCCACCCCACCACCAGGTGCCCCAAGCCCATCGGTCATAATCACCGCATAGCCTTGGGCACAAAAGAACACTTCTTCATAGAGGCGAGTGCGATCGGTTGTGACCGCACGGAAATGGGGACCGCCATAGGAGCTGACCAGAACGGGTAACGGCCCTTTGCTTGGGGTCCAATCACCAGGCACAAGCAACAGTGAACGGCTACGCCCTGGCCCGTGCATCGGGCCATAGAGGGATACCCCCGTTTCTGGCAGCGGCATGGCAAACGAATCCAACGTAACCGATGGGGTTTCGGGGTGGTCTACCCTGATTATTCGTGTGATTGGTGGCCCATCTAATGAGGTTTCGCGCACCACTGCGATCACTTCACCTGCGGGACCACGCCCTGCAATGAGGGTGCCTGGATAAGCCGTTGCACCATTAGCATCAAGGAGGGCTGCGGTGTTAAGCCAAGGGGACTCAGCCGGAATCCCATTCACCCCAACGCGAACGCGGCCATCGGTAAACACCCCACTTACCCCAAGTAAGGTCCAATCATGGTAAGTATCATTCAGAGGCTGCCCGTTAAGGGCTAGTACCCGATGGTTGTCCACAATGCGTGTGGTGAGCAGTTGAATCTCTCCGGCATCATCACGGAAGGCATGGGGGAGCCCAGGAAGTAACTCAACGTAGGGCTGTTGTGTGTTGTCATCGAGCACGTGGACCGGCGCGCCGGTTGTGGGCACCACGAGGGTTTGTACGTGCTGTTGGTCGCGGGTTTGTATCGAAACCACGAGCCGGTCAGCATCGAGCCACTGCACGCTGGCGAGATATTCAAATGGATGGTCTGGCCCGACGTGCACATCAAGTGTCTGACGGTTGCCGTCAAGGGTAACCGTCCACAAGCTTATGCTGGCATTCGTTCCACCTGCGGGAGGATAGGGCATGGGGGTACTTGGGCGTTCAGGATCAACGGGTGCACTGATCCACCAATCACCCAAGGCGGTGTTATCCACCCGTGCGACACAAAGACAAGTGCTCTCTGGTGACCACCAAAAGCCCTGTTGACGCCCCATTTCTTCGGCGGCAATAAAGTCGGGCAACCCCCATGTCACCTTGCCATCTTCTCGGGCCAAACACTGTGCGCCACCACCATTGATGTCCACACACCACAGGGCCCCGTCAATCACCCCGGCAACATACCGGCCATCAGGGCTCAAGGTGGGTTGGGCCATTACCCCAGGGGTGGGCACGGTATGAATGGTGGCATCAGGTTCAACCGTGACAATACCAACCCCGTCACCCCAGGTAAATGCGCATGTGCTACCTTCCTGATCGACGGAGTAGGCCACAATACCTTGGGCGCGTTCACGTACCCGTTCGCGACGAGCAGCTTCTTCAGCACTGATCTTGATGGCATCACCCTTATGGGCGTCAACCAGGCAGTAGGCCGTTCCAAACCCGTCTTCAGTGATCGGAAGATGCCACAGGTCGTGCACGGGATCTTCTCCGGCAGGGCTGCGTAAAAAGAATACCCCTGATGGAGTGATGGAGAAGGAACGAGGATGGCCAAGTGAGAAGGTCAGTGACCGCGCAACCTTGGCTGGAAGATCAGCTAGATGAATCATCATCACACCTCAATGTGAAACGGATACACAACCGTCGGCTCGGAAGCCGACGGTGCAAAAGTGTTATTGGGATAGTGGAGTGTCTGGTGAAGGCGTATCAACGGCTTGTGC from Stomatohabitans albus harbors:
- a CDS encoding alpha/beta fold hydrolase, producing MYMTTYGPESGVPLLFLHGGTGTGESHWKRQIKPFSEAGYRLYIPDLPGHGESVLDDPETYNRQVLIDAVVELLEAKGPMVCVGFSMGGHTLLGMLQDERTHPLVLGLVLIGVSIDDNAALQKWRKHFHPDSFARANPLFVRGMSRRHFPQGGPDAWRDVLIRDSAGSLEVKVDLEPISRLKVPTMVMRGDRDRAVDRTHHTALREMWTHADVCVIPAGGHDVQMLRSDLFNAILMDFLERNDKHFVPNWELTEDFEPALG
- a CDS encoding GatB/YqeY domain-containing protein, with product MSLETQIPEDLKTAMKAKDKVRVNTLRAVLSGIKYLRAEGGHDEISDDDVIGIVNREVKKRRDSIEMYESNGRPELAENEQAEVAILMEYLPAQLTEEEIRQIVTDTIAEVGATSPADKGKLMGALMPKVKGKADGKAVNTLVSELLS
- a CDS encoding NAD(P)-dependent oxidoreductase; amino-acid sequence: MRALITRATGALSSTITSRLLSQGWHVQGVDVLASESTEPDWIYVADITMPGTWEGLLDGVDLVIHVVSSSRETGDVQAKWDTNVLGTQRLFEAARRAAVKRAVLVSNTNVLGPFVRDGADEDYLGSTGGNIFSEVLLAAEHRALQAAALGLPVTIVRPSDMYGPGVPLWTTRVLDLLAVKQFKLPHGGKGMVRPTYITDVADGVITAATHDNGSGGIFNLVGPQALSTEAFFRPYARLAGVKLEKHARFVGRPLAATVGAMNKALGLPGELASDAMAFLTRPGTPSGERAAAVLDWQATITPEMGFAAIADWVRRGKPNVTLSRPLATPLPKPV
- a CDS encoding prolyl oligopeptidase family serine peptidase, yielding MMIHLADLPAKVARSLTFSLGHPRSFSITPSGVFFLRSPAGEDPVHDLWHLPITEDGFGTAYCLVDAHKGDAIKISAEEAARRERVRERAQGIVAYSVDQEGSTCAFTWGDGVGIVTVEPDATIHTVPTPGVMAQPTLSPDGRYVAGVIDGALWCVDINGGGAQCLAREDGKVTWGLPDFIAAEEMGRQQGFWWSPESTCLCVARVDNTALGDWWISAPVDPERPSTPMPYPPAGGTNASISLWTVTLDGNRQTLDVHVGPDHPFEYLASVQWLDADRLVVSIQTRDQQHVQTLVVPTTGAPVHVLDDNTQQPYVELLPGLPHAFRDDAGEIQLLTTRIVDNHRVLALNGQPLNDTYHDWTLLGVSGVFTDGRVRVGVNGIPAESPWLNTAALLDANGATAYPGTLIAGRGPAGEVIAVVRETSLDGPPITRIIRVDHPETPSVTLDSFAMPLPETGVSLYGPMHGPGRSRSLLLVPGDWTPSKGPLPVLVSSYGGPHFRAVTTDRTRLYEEVFFCAQGYAVIMTDGLGAPGGGVDGEYAIVKHLAATVQSQVDAIDGIDAKFPGLLDRERIAIRGWSYGGYLSARAVLERPDVFKAGIAGAPVTDWRLYDTHYTERYLGNPNDDPAAYEAEALAQIATHVDPATWCSRLLLIHGLADDNVVMAHTLRLSASLLAQGLPHEVLPLSDVTHFTPSVTINTNMKLHQLDFLRRNL